In Pyrus communis chromosome 8, drPyrComm1.1, whole genome shotgun sequence, one genomic interval encodes:
- the LOC137741874 gene encoding F-box/kelch-repeat protein At3g23880-like, producing MSNYYFPEAILREILLRLPIKSLGKCSAVCLPWRSLIQTSAFIHAHLSCAVQSSNQNNTDHLFLRNALAEKEDATHQVDYTNLIATYAFGDDLRIDDYKVLRIVSNKNVKARCRVEVRLLAGGHWKSLSADVIPADFMPAGIAGRYTQAFVNGSPHWLQPSKNEGNRIVSFDMRGNHLER from the exons ATGTCAAACTATTACTTCCCTGAAGCAATCCTACGGGAAATTCTTCTGAGGTTGCCCATCAAATCTTTAGGCAAATGCAGTGCAGTGTGCCTGCCATGGAGGTCTCTAATCCAAACCTCCGCCTTCATTCACGCCCATCTCAGCTGTGCGGTCCAATCCAGCAACCAAAACAACACTGATCACCTCTTTCTACGAAATGCTTTGGCCGAGAAAGAGGACGCTACTCATCAGGTTG ATTATACTAATCTGATAGCGACTTATGCATTTGGCGATGATTTGCGTATAGATGACTATAAGGTTTTGAGAATTGTGAGCAACAAAAATGTCAAAGCCCGGTGCAGGGTTGAGGTTCGGTTATTAGCCGGGGGACACTGGAAGAGTCTTAGCGCTGATGTTATTCCCGCAGACTTTATGCCTGCAGGTATTGCCGGTAGATATACACAAGCTTTCGTTAATGGTTCTCCGCATTGGCTTCAACCGAGTAAGAACGAGGGTAACCGCATTGTGTCATTTGATATGCGAGGGAATCATTTGGAAAGATAA
- the LOC137741786 gene encoding zinc finger BED domain-containing protein RICESLEEPER 1-like — protein MEIPVESAKKPKRLTSIVWNHFERVRKAEICYAVCVHCNKKLSGSSNSGTTHLRNHLMRCLKRSNFDVSQLLSAKRRKKDNILAIASINGDEAQRKDDYIQPALIKFDQDPKKDELVTIASGKFDHDRSRYDLARMILLHGYPFTMVDDVGFKVFVKNLQPSFEVVPNNDVEQFCMEIYRKEKHQVYEMINSLHGRINLSVEMWSSPENVEYLCLTAHYIDEDWKLQKKILNFVTLDSTHTEDLLSEVVIKCLMDWDIDSKLFALTFDDCSVDDDIVVRIKDRISQNRPLSVHGQLFDIRSAAHLLNSIVQDVLEAMREVIRNIRGSFKHVRSSQLTQGKFNEIVQQVGINSQRRLILDFPARWNSTYHMLETALEYRGAFSLLQEHDPSYTSALTDTEWEQMRSVTVYLKLLVEIVNVFSSNKCPTASIYFPEICDVHIQLIEWCKSPDEFLSSMALKMKAKFDKYWSKCSLALAVAAILDPRFKMKLVEYYYSQIYGSTALDRIKEVSDGLKELFDAYSICSTMVDQGSALPGSSLPSTSTDSRDRLKGFDKFLYETSQSQNMISDLDKYLEEPVFPRNCDFNILNWWKVHTPRYPILSMMARDVLGTPMSTVAQESAFDIGGRVLDECRSSLNPDIREALVCTQDWLRVELKDANTLSSHSARPIPSARPILVE, from the exons ATGGAAATACCAGTCGAGTCTGCTAAGAAACCAAAGAGGTTGACATCTATTGTCTGGAATCATTTTGAAAGGGTTAGAAAGGCTGAAATATGTTATGCTGTTTGTGTACATTGTAACAAGAAGCTCAGTGGATCAAGTAACAGTGGGACCACCCATCTGAGAAACCATTTAATGCGATGTCTGAAACGATCGAACTTTGATGTATCACAACTACTTTCAgcgaagagaaggaaaaaagataATATCCTTGCCATAGCAAGTATTAATGGTGATGAAGCACAGAGAAAAGATGATTATATTCAGCCAGCACTTATAAAGTTTGATCAGGATCCAAAAAAGGATGAACTAGTTACCATTGCAAGCGGAAAGTTTGATCATGACCGTAGTCGTTATGATCTTGCTCGTATGATTTTATTGCATGGTTACCCGTTCACCATGGTTGATGATGTTGGATTCAAAGTTTTTGTGAAGAACCTTCAACCATCATTTGAGGTTGTGCCAAATAATGATGTTGAACAGTTTTGTATGGAAATTTATAGGAAGGAAAAACATCAAGTGTATGAGATGATTAATAGTTTGCACGGCAGAATTAACCTTTCTGTTGAAATGTGGTCTTCTCCAGAAAACGTTGAGTACCTGTGTTTGACAGCACACTATATTGACGAGGACTggaaattacaaaagaaaattctGAATTTTGTTACACTTGATTCTACTCATACTGAAGACTTGCTTTCAGAAGTAGTTATCAAGTGCCTGATGGACTGGGACATTGACAGTAAGTTATTTGCCTTGACATTTGATGATTGTTCTGTTGATGATGACATTGTTGTAAGAATCAAAGACCGGATCTCCCAAAACAGGCCTCTCTCGGTCCATGGTCAGTTATTTGATATTCGCTCTGCAGCACATCTTCTAAATTCAATTGTGCAGGATGTTTTGGAAGCAATGAGAGAGGTGATAAGAAATATTCGAGGAAGTTTCAAGCACGTAAGAAGTTCACAATTGACACAAGGGAAGTTCAATGAAATTGTTCAGCAAGTAGGAATTAATAGTCAGAGGAGATTAATTCTCGATTTCCCAGCTCGATGGAACTCAACGTATCATATGCTTGAAACAGCCTTAGAATACAGGGGTGCATTTTCTCTCCTGCAAGAGCATGACCCTTCGTATACATCAGCTTTAACTGACACAGAATGGGAACAGATGAGGTCTGTTACAGTTTATTTGAAACTTCTTGTTGAAATCGTTAATGTCTTTTCCAGCAACAAATGTCCAACTGCAAGTATATATTTTCCTGAGATTTGTGATGTTCACATCCAATTAATTGAATGGTGCAAGAGCCCAGATGAATTTCTTAGTTCCATGGCACTAAAGATGAAAGCTAAGTTTGATAAGTACTGGAGCAAGTGCAGTTTGGCTTTGGCAGTAGCAGCAATCTTGGATCCCCGATTCAAAATGAAGTTGGTGGAGTATTACTACTCTCAAATATACGGTAGTACTGCTCTGGATAGGATTAAGGAAGTTTCTGATGGCCTCAAGGAACTTTTTGATGCATATTCAATCTGCTCAACAATGGTTGATCAAGGTTCAGCTTTGCCTGGCAGCAGCTTACCGAGTACCAGCACTGATAGTAGGGATCGATTGAAGGGATTTGACAAATTTCTCTACGAGACCTCTCAGAGCCAAAACATGATATCAGACTTGGACAAGTATCTAGAGGAACCTGTCTTTCCACGCAATTGTGATTTTAACATATTAAATTGGTGGAAGGTCCACACACCTAGGTACCCTATTTTGTCCATGATGGCACGTGACGTTCTGGGAACTCCCATGTCAACTGTTGCACAAGAATCAGCATTCGACATTGGTGGTAGAGTGCTTGATGAATGTCGAAGCTCACTGAATCCTGACATTCGAGAGGCTTTGGTATGCACACAAGATTGGTTGCGGGTGGAATTAAAAG ATGCTAATACATTGTCAAGCCATTCTGCTCGACCAATCCCTTCTGCCAGACCAATTCTTGTTGAATAG